The Acidobacteriota bacterium genomic interval TGGTCGACCCGGACGCCCGCGCGGAGGAGCTCGCGTTGCTCGACGGCCGCGAGGCGGGCGAGAGCCTGGAGTACAGCATCGCCGGAAGGGTGGGGCGCCTGTTCGAGCCGACCATGGAGCCGCTCGGCTTCGACTGGCGCATCGGCGTCGGCATTCTCGGCGCGTTCGCCGCGCGGGAGGTGTTCGTCTCGACGCTCGGCATCGTCTTCGGCATCGCGGACGCGGACGAGGAGAGCCAGTCGTTGCGCACGTCGCTGCAGGAGGCGACGCACGCGGACGGCTCCCCGCTGATGACGCCCCTGGCGGGTGTCTCGCTGATGGTCTTCTTCGTGTTGGCGTGCCAGTGCATGAGCACGATCGGCGTCGTCCGGCGCGAGTCGGGCTCGTGGGGCTGGCCGGTGTTCATGTTCGGCTACATGTCGGTGCTTGCGTACGGCGCATCGCTCCTCGTCTACCAGGTGGGTTCTCTACTAGGGTGGGGGTTGTGATGGACTGGCAGGAAGCGGCAGTGGCGGCCATCGTCGGGACCGCCGTCGTGTCGCTCTACCGGCACCTGCGGGGCATCTTCGCGCCGCCGAAGCGCGGCGGCGGCGCGTCCTGCCACGGTTGCGGCGACGAATGTGCGTCGGAGGAGGGCGGCCGGCCCGCCGGGCCGGCGCGAAACGTGCCGCCGGACCTGACCGGTACGATCCACTGACCGCGCCGGCTCCCCGCCGCGCCGTCCGGCGGCGGTCTATTCGCGGCCCTCGAGCGCACTGGCCGCTTCGAGAAAGGCGTCGAGCCGCCGCCGGTGCTCCTCCAGTATGGCGTGGCGCCAGCGCTCCGCGGCCAGATCGTAGACCGCGTTCTGGTACCACTGCATCTCGTCGAGGCCGGCGCTGAACGCGTGGAGGAAAGCGGCGCCGCGGGACTCGATGCCCACCACCATCTTCGTCAGGTTGTGAATCTTGTCGGCCGAGGCGACGGCCAGCGAGCCGAGCCGCGGCGTCGTCCGGAGCTGTTCCAGGTAGGCCAGCTTCCGAGTCTTCCAGCGCGCCGGCCTCGGCGGTTCCGAGACGTCCTGCACCATGCGCAGCACCGGTTTCCCGAAGCGCGTCTCGATCACACCCGGATCGAGGTCGGTGTCCTCGAGCGTGTCGTGCAGCAGCGCCGCGACGACGGTGTCCTCGTCGAGGCCGAAGTCCGCGGTGATGAGCGCGACCGACAGCGCGTGGGACGCCTCGAATCCGCGGCCCTCCTTGCGTCGGCGGAGGCCGTGCGCCTCGAGCATCGTGGTGACGGCGTGCTCGACGCGGGCGGAATACATGGGTCGACGTGTCGCGGGCGACAGGTAGCGGGCTCTCGAGACCTGGGTCGGCGGCCGGTGATCGGCAGCGTCACCCACGGGCGGTCAGGGACCGTCGTTGGTGGCCGTCGGTGCGGCGTAAGAGCGCCGCGCCCGCGCCTCCATTCCGCGCTGCCTGATGCGCACCTCGATCTCGTGCCTCCGGCCGTCGCGCTGCGGCGTGAAGCCGATGACGTACTGGCTGTGCAGCTCCTGGGCGACCCGCGTGAAGGTCGGCCCCAGATCGGCCGCCTCGGTCAGCTCGAAGTAGCCGCCGCCGGTCTCTTCCGCGAACCGCCGCAGGTTGCGGTCCGGACGCGTCGTCACGAAGCGCGCCCCGTTGAAGTAGTTGCTCTCGAAGCCGATGGAGTAGATCATCACCTCGTCCGCGATGGCCCGGTTGAGCACGTCGCGGGAGCTGGCGTCGCTGTCGGTGTCGTCGCCGTCGGTGAAGAGCAGCACGACGCGCCGGCCGGGCACGTCCGCGAGCGCCTCGAGGGCCGTTGCGGCGGCGTCGTAGACCCGCGTCGAGTTCCCGAAGTCGAGCCGGGGCAGCCAGCGGATCAACTCGTCGCGGTCGCCGATGAACTCCGCCGGTTCGATCTCGACCTTGTCGTTGAACGCGCCGACGCGCGCTCGGTCGAACGGCAGCATCCGGATCAGGAACTGCTCGGCCCCGGCCATCAGGCGCCGGCGGTTCAGGTCCATGCTCGCGCTGGTGTCGAGCATGACGACGACCGTGATGGGGCGCACGTCGTTCTCGAACAGCACGATCTCGGCCGGCTCGCCGTCGTCGAAGACCGCGAAGTCCTCGCGGAGCAGATCCGGCACGAGGCGGCCGTTGCGGTCGGTGACCGTGACGAACAGGTCGACCAGTTGCGTGCCGCTCCGGAACAGGGGCTGCTGCTGCGCCGTGACGCCCGCGCCCGCCAGGAGCAGTCCGGCCAGGACCGCCAGAACCGCGCACGTTCGTGTAGAAGGCATGGGCGCAGCTTACCGCCGACTGACCGCCAGTGCAACGAAAGTGCAACTGATTGGCCGCCGGGTGCAGTGTCTCGCCGCGGATGGCGCGCGGCCGGTCGCGCGTTCCGGCAATCCGGCCGCCAGGGTCCGGTCGCTCGTTGTCAGGACCGCGCCGGGAGAGTACGTTAGACAGAACGTGCCCTGCCACGGGCTCGGCGGAACACATGCGTCGGAGGGAGGAAGACCATGATCAGGATTGCAGCGATGGCGGCGGCGTTGGCGGCGTTGGCGGTTCCGGCGTCCGCGGCGCCGGCCGACGGCCTCGCGGCGCCGTACCTGCACATTCAGGTGGCGCTCGCCAACGATTCGACGGACGGGGTGGCCGAGGCGGCTCGCGCGATAGCGGCCGAGGCGGCCGGCATGGGCGAGCAGGCGGTGGCCATCGGCGCGGCGGCCGAGGCGCTCGCGGACGCGACCGATCTCCAGTCGGCACGCGACGCGTTCGGCCCCCTGAGCGACGCTCTCATCGTGTACGCCAGAGACGTCGGGTTCGGCGAGCTGCGCCTCGCCTACTGTCCGATGGTCGACAAGGAGTGGCTCCAGGCGACCAGCGAGATCCGGAATCCCTTCTACGGCTCGATGATGCTGACCTGCGGCGAGTTCCGGTGATCCTACGCAGCGACTTCCGGCGGCGGCAGCCTACAGGCGGATCGTGACCAGCAACGTACGACAGACACTCGACGACGCCCTGCGCGAGCGGATCCTGATCCTCGACGGCCCGATGGGGACGATGATCCAGCGGCGCGGGCTCGACGAGGCCGACTTCCGCGGGCCGCGCTTCGCGGACCATCCCCAGGATCTGAAGGGCAACAACGACCTGCTCGTGCTGACCCGCCCGGACGTGATCGAGGACATCGCGGACGAGTACCTCGCGGCCGGCGCCGACGTCGTCGAGACCAACACGTTCAGCGGCACGTCCATCGCGCAGGGGGACTACGGGCTCGAGTCCGTAGTCCACGAGCTCAACGTCGAGGCGGCGCGAATCGCCAGGCGGGCCGCCGCGCGCTGGACCGCCCGGACGCCGGAACGCCCTCGCTATGTGGCCGGTGCGATCGGGCCAACCAATCGGACGCTCTCGATCTCGCCGGACGTCAACGACCAGACGTTCCGCGCGTCCACCTTCGACGCGTTGCGCGACGCCTACGCCGAGCAGGCCCGCGGGCTGATCGAGGGGGGCTGCGACCTGCTGCTGATCGAGACGATATTCGACACGCTCAACGCGAAGGCGGCCATCTCGGCCGTCCGGCAGGTGTTCGACGAGCAGGGGAGCGAGCTGCCGCTGATGCTCTCGGTGACCATCACCGATCGCAGCGGCCGCACCCTGTCGGGCCAGACCATCGACGCGTTCTGGGTGTCGGTGGCCCACGCCCGGCCTTTCTCGGTCGGCATCAACTGCGCGCTCGGCGCCCGCGACATGCGGCCGTACCTGGCGGAGCTCGCCCGCGTCGCCGACACCTGGGTGAGCTGCTACCCCAACGCGGGTCTGCCGAACGCGTTCGGCGAGTACGACGAGCAGGCCGCGGAGACGGCGGGGTTGCTGCGCGAGTTCGCGACCAGCGGCTTCGTGAACCTGCTCGGCGGCTGCTGCGGCACGACGCCGGACCACATCCGGGCGATCTGCGAGGCGGTGGCGGACGTGCCGCCGCGCCGGCTTCCGGCTTCCGATGCGCCGCGGGCCACCGAGCTGAGCGGGCTCGAACGGCTCGCCGTGCGGCCCGACGCCAACTTCCTGATGATCGGCGAGCGGACCAACGTGACCGGCTCGCGCCGTTTCGCGCGATTGATTCGCGAGGAGGACTACGCCGCCGCGGCCGACGTCGCCCTCGAGCAGGTGCGCGGGGGCGCCAACGTCGTCGACGTCAACATGGACGAGGGGATGCTCGACTCCGAGGCGTGCATGACGCGCTTCCTGCGCCTGATCGCCACCGAGCCGGAGATCGCCCGCGTCCCGATCATGGTCGACAGCTCGAAGTGGTCGGTGCTAGAGGCGGGGCTCAAGTGCGTCCAGGGCAAGGGCATCGTCAACTCCATCAGCCTGAAGGAGGGCGAGGAGGCATTCCTCGACCAAGCGCGCCGCATCCGGGGCTACGGCGCCGCGATGGTCGTGATGGCGTTCGACGAGACCGGCCAGGCCGACACCATCGAGCGCAAGGTGGAGATCTGCGAGCGCGCCTACCGGCTGCTCACCGAGCAGGCCGGCGTGGCGCCCGAGGACATCATCTTCGACCCGAACATCCTCGCCGTCGCCACCGGGCTCGAGGAGCACGCCGATTACGCGGTCAACTTTATCGAGGCGACGCGGATCATCAAGGCGCGCTGCCCCGGCGCGAAGGTGAGCGGCGGGGTCAGCAACCTGTCGTTCTCGTTCCGCGGCAACGACGTGGTGCGCGAGGCGATGCACGCCGCGTTCCTCTACCACGCGGTGCGCGCCGGCATGGACATGGGGATCGTCAACGCCGGCCAGCTCGCGGTCTACGAGGACATCCCGGCCGACCTGCTGACCCACGTCGAGGACGTCATCTTCAATCGGCGTTCCGACGCCACCGAGCGGCTGGTGCGCTTCGCCGAGGGCGTGCGGGGAACCGGGCGGCAGCGCGAGGTGGATCTGGGCTGGCGCGAGGCGGGGGTCGAAGAGCGGCTTTCGCACGCCCTGGTGCACGGCATCGTCGATTTCATCGAGGCCGACGTGGAGGAGGCGCGGCAGCAGTGCGCGCGTCCGCTCGACGTCATCGAAGGGCCGCTGATGAACGGCATGAAGGTGGTGGGCGACCTGTTCGGCGCGGGCAAGATGTTCCTGCCGCAGGTGGTCAAGAGCGCCCGCGCCATGAAGAAGGCGGTCGCCTGGCTGCAGCCGTTCATGGAGGCGGACCAGCTCGCGGGGTCGACGCAGGGGAAGATCGTGCTCGCGACGGTCAAGGGCGACGTGCACGACATCGGCAAGAACATCGTCGGCGTCGTGCTGCGCTGCAACAGCTACGAGGTGATCGACCTGGGGGTGATGGTTCCCTGCGACCGGATCCTGCAGACCGCGGCGGACGAGGGGGCGGACCTGGTCGGATTGAGCGGGCTGATCACGCCGTCGCTCGACGAGATGGTGTTCGTGGCCGGCGAGATGAAACGCCGCGGCATGCCGACGCCGCTCCTCATCGGCGGGGCCACGACGTCGCGGCAGCATACCGCGGTCAAGATCGCGCCGTCGTTCGACGGGAGCACGGTCCACGTGGCCGATGCCTCGCGGGTCGTGGATGTCGTCTCCGGCCTGCTGAACCCGAGTCGCCGGGAAGATTTCGATGCCGACAACCGCGCCGACCAGGCCCGGTTGCGCGAGCAGTTCGCGCGGCGGGGGCGACGGAAGCTGGCGACCTGGGCGGAAGCGCGGGCCAACCCGTTCCGCACGGACTGGGACACGGCGGACCTGCCGGTGCCGGCGTTCAGCGGCCGGCGGTGGATCGAGCCGGCCCTCGAAGAGCTGACGCCGTTCATCGACTGGACGTTCTTCTTCGCCGCGTGGGAGCTGAAGGGCCGCTTCCCGGCGATTCTCGACCACCCGGCGCAGGGCGCGGCGGCGCGCGAGCTCCACGACCACGCGCGGGAGTTGCTGGCGGAGATCGTCGCGGCGCGCAGCCTGACCGCGCGCGGGGTGTACGGCTTCTGGCCCGCGAGCACGGATGGGGACGACGTCGTCCTCCACGACCCGGAGACGTCCGCGGCGGCAGGGGGCGGCGCGGAGCTCGTGCGCTTCCCGATGCTGCGCCAGCAGGAGTCGTTCGGCGACGACCGGCCGTACCGCTCGCTGGCGGACTTCGTCGTTCCCGCCGGCCTGGGGCTGACGGACTACGTAGGGGCGTTCGCGGTGACCGCCGGCATCGGCGTCGACGATCTCGTGGAGCGCTACGAGCGGGACCACGACGACTACCGCGCGATCATGGTCAAGGCTCTGGCCGACCGCCTGGCCGAGGCGTTCGCGGAGATGCTGCACGCGCGCGTCCGCCGCGAGTGGGGGTACGAGCCCGGGGAGGCTCTCTCGAACGACGACCTCATCGCCGAGCGCTACCGCGGGATCCGCCCCGCTTTCGGCTACCCGGCCTGCCCGGACCACAGCGAGAAGTTCAAGCTCTTCGATCTGCTCGACGCGCGCGCCGCCGGTCTGGACCTGACCGAGAGCGCCGCGATGACCCCGGCGGCCAGCGTCAGCGGCCTGTACTTCGCGCATCCGGAATCGCGGTACTTCACCGTCGGCCGCATAGGCGCCGACCAGGCGGCGGCGTACGCCGCCCGCAAGGGGCTGCCGGTCGACGAAGTCGAGCGCTGGCTGGCCGCCTGTCTCGCCTACGATCCGGCCAGCGCTCCCGCCGCGGTCGCCGCCGGGTAGCGCGTCACTCCACTACCGACTCAACTCGTCCGTTGCGGGCGGACCCTCACGTGCTCAAGCCGATCCGCCACCCACGCCGACCTCGGCGTCTGGTCGACGCGGTCGACCTGGCTCATGGTCGTCACTTGCACTCGAGCCGCCACTGGTACTGGCACGCACCGGCGCGGGGGGCGTTGTCGCCAGGGAACGGCTGGCTCCAGGCGCCTGCATTCCCGGGTTTGCTCCAGCCGCTGCACGCGTTGCGAGCTCCATCGCACCGACTGCTTCCTTCGACTTCTCGAAAGCACACGCGGCATTCTCTTACCATTTCGCCACTCAAGGCATCGAGGGCGCGGGTGACGGCGGCGGCGATCCGTTCGTGGATGTCGAGTCTTCTTGCAAACTCCGAAATCCTGGGGACGGGTACGTTGTCCCGACTATACTTGGGCCAGCGGATACTGATCGTTGCATGTCCTCCGTTCCGAATGACGTTCACAAAATCCGGCTCATGAATCGGTTCCCGGGCGAAATCCTCGCGCGTGCACCGAAGACGGGTTCGTTCCAATGCGTCCAGAGTACGCCGGCGGGAAGCCTCTGCGTCCTCGTCGGCGGACCCATCCCAATTGCATTTCACGGGTGCGGAAGCGGACCAGCTCATCTCGGCGGTGGAATGCGGAACCGTTGTGCTGTGAAAGACGAACAGCTCCAGTACGTTCCGCGTCAGGGGTGTCGACATCTGGAACTCCACGTCGTCCGTTCTGGCTGCCTCGCAGGCCTGG includes:
- a CDS encoding bifunctional (p)ppGpp synthetase/guanosine-3',5'-bis(diphosphate) 3'-pyrophosphohydrolase — protein: MYSARVEHAVTTMLEAHGLRRRKEGRGFEASHALSVALITADFGLDEDTVVAALLHDTLEDTDLDPGVIETRFGKPVLRMVQDVSEPPRPARWKTRKLAYLEQLRTTPRLGSLAVASADKIHNLTKMVVGIESRGAAFLHAFSAGLDEMQWYQNAVYDLAAERWRHAILEEHRRRLDAFLEAASALEGRE
- a CDS encoding VWA domain-containing protein produces the protein MPSTRTCAVLAVLAGLLLAGAGVTAQQQPLFRSGTQLVDLFVTVTDRNGRLVPDLLREDFAVFDDGEPAEIVLFENDVRPITVVVMLDTSASMDLNRRRLMAGAEQFLIRMLPFDRARVGAFNDKVEIEPAEFIGDRDELIRWLPRLDFGNSTRVYDAAATALEALADVPGRRVVLLFTDGDDTDSDASSRDVLNRAIADEVMIYSIGFESNYFNGARFVTTRPDRNLRRFAEETGGGYFELTEAADLGPTFTRVAQELHSQYVIGFTPQRDGRRHEIEVRIRQRGMEARARRSYAAPTATNDGP
- a CDS encoding DUF3347 domain-containing protein encodes the protein MIRIAAMAAALAALAVPASAAPADGLAAPYLHIQVALANDSTDGVAEAARAIAAEAAGMGEQAVAIGAAAEALADATDLQSARDAFGPLSDALIVYARDVGFGELRLAYCPMVDKEWLQATSEIRNPFYGSMMLTCGEFR
- the metH gene encoding methionine synthase, whose product is MVTSNVRQTLDDALRERILILDGPMGTMIQRRGLDEADFRGPRFADHPQDLKGNNDLLVLTRPDVIEDIADEYLAAGADVVETNTFSGTSIAQGDYGLESVVHELNVEAARIARRAAARWTARTPERPRYVAGAIGPTNRTLSISPDVNDQTFRASTFDALRDAYAEQARGLIEGGCDLLLIETIFDTLNAKAAISAVRQVFDEQGSELPLMLSVTITDRSGRTLSGQTIDAFWVSVAHARPFSVGINCALGARDMRPYLAELARVADTWVSCYPNAGLPNAFGEYDEQAAETAGLLREFATSGFVNLLGGCCGTTPDHIRAICEAVADVPPRRLPASDAPRATELSGLERLAVRPDANFLMIGERTNVTGSRRFARLIREEDYAAAADVALEQVRGGANVVDVNMDEGMLDSEACMTRFLRLIATEPEIARVPIMVDSSKWSVLEAGLKCVQGKGIVNSISLKEGEEAFLDQARRIRGYGAAMVVMAFDETGQADTIERKVEICERAYRLLTEQAGVAPEDIIFDPNILAVATGLEEHADYAVNFIEATRIIKARCPGAKVSGGVSNLSFSFRGNDVVREAMHAAFLYHAVRAGMDMGIVNAGQLAVYEDIPADLLTHVEDVIFNRRSDATERLVRFAEGVRGTGRQREVDLGWREAGVEERLSHALVHGIVDFIEADVEEARQQCARPLDVIEGPLMNGMKVVGDLFGAGKMFLPQVVKSARAMKKAVAWLQPFMEADQLAGSTQGKIVLATVKGDVHDIGKNIVGVVLRCNSYEVIDLGVMVPCDRILQTAADEGADLVGLSGLITPSLDEMVFVAGEMKRRGMPTPLLIGGATTSRQHTAVKIAPSFDGSTVHVADASRVVDVVSGLLNPSRREDFDADNRADQARLREQFARRGRRKLATWAEARANPFRTDWDTADLPVPAFSGRRWIEPALEELTPFIDWTFFFAAWELKGRFPAILDHPAQGAAARELHDHARELLAEIVAARSLTARGVYGFWPASTDGDDVVLHDPETSAAAGGGAELVRFPMLRQQESFGDDRPYRSLADFVVPAGLGLTDYVGAFAVTAGIGVDDLVERYERDHDDYRAIMVKALADRLAEAFAEMLHARVRREWGYEPGEALSNDDLIAERYRGIRPAFGYPACPDHSEKFKLFDLLDARAAGLDLTESAAMTPAASVSGLYFAHPESRYFTVGRIGADQAAAYAARKGLPVDEVERWLAACLAYDPASAPAAVAAG